The following proteins are co-located in the Labrys monachus genome:
- a CDS encoding sensor histidine kinase — protein MRPAPFGRIDPNEPDSEGFGPHSARIVDDNAVLIGLESAGIGSWDLDLATRKLVLSPAARALVGVPAGRPADDFDDFLSLLDPEDAAAAGEAAASASRIGTPLDVRCRLAGGGGRWLRLRGAPSQGLADGNARLAGILLDIDEEKRLERTLLIREEHLRSILDTIPDGMIVIDDEGTIQLFSRAAEHLFGHDETAAIGRNVSMVIPLPDRSRHDSYMARYRETGERHIVGIGRIVMGERKDGSTFPMYLSVGEMQSGGRRYFTGFVHDLTEQRQTEARLADLQAELIHVSRLSAMGDMASALAHELNQPLAAISNYITGSRRLLEPHELAHAVKIEVALDKAAEQAIRAGRIIRHLRGFVARGETKKRTESLSRLVEDARALGLIGAREQGVTLRIDLPAECDLVVVDRLQIQQVLVILFRNALEAMQDCSRRELTVSSAPGDEGMTLLSVADTGRGFSEETRSRLFQPFFTTKGTGIGVDLSVSRTIVEAHGGRMWAETNDLGGATFLFSLPSAAGRKSSGDRFDAV, from the coding sequence ATGCGGCCGGCCCCGTTCGGCCGCATCGACCCGAACGAGCCGGACAGCGAAGGCTTCGGGCCGCATTCGGCGCGCATCGTCGACGACAATGCGGTCCTGATCGGCCTCGAAAGCGCGGGGATCGGCTCCTGGGACCTCGATCTGGCAACCCGAAAGCTGGTGCTGTCCCCGGCCGCGCGGGCCCTGGTGGGGGTCCCTGCCGGACGGCCCGCCGACGATTTCGACGACTTCCTGTCCCTGCTGGATCCTGAGGATGCCGCCGCAGCCGGCGAGGCTGCGGCAAGCGCGTCGCGGATCGGAACACCCTTGGATGTCCGCTGCCGATTGGCCGGCGGCGGCGGCCGTTGGCTGCGCCTGCGCGGCGCGCCATCGCAAGGGCTTGCCGATGGAAACGCGCGCCTCGCCGGCATCCTGCTCGACATCGACGAAGAGAAGCGCCTCGAACGGACCCTTCTCATCCGCGAGGAGCATCTGCGATCGATCCTGGACACCATCCCGGACGGGATGATCGTCATCGACGACGAAGGGACGATCCAGCTTTTCAGCCGCGCCGCCGAGCACCTGTTCGGCCATGACGAGACGGCGGCCATCGGGCGCAACGTCAGCATGGTGATACCGCTGCCCGACCGCAGCCGCCACGATAGCTACATGGCCCGCTACCGGGAGACCGGCGAGCGCCACATCGTCGGCATCGGCCGCATCGTCATGGGAGAGCGCAAGGACGGCTCGACCTTTCCGATGTACCTGTCGGTAGGCGAAATGCAGTCGGGCGGCCGGCGCTACTTCACCGGCTTCGTGCACGATCTCACCGAGCAGCGGCAGACCGAGGCACGGCTGGCGGATCTGCAGGCCGAACTCATTCATGTGTCCCGCCTGAGCGCCATGGGCGATATGGCATCCGCCCTCGCCCATGAACTCAACCAGCCGCTCGCCGCGATCAGCAACTACATCACCGGATCGCGGCGCCTGCTGGAACCGCACGAGCTCGCCCACGCCGTCAAGATCGAGGTTGCGCTCGACAAGGCGGCCGAGCAGGCCATCCGCGCCGGGCGGATCATCCGCCACCTGCGCGGCTTCGTCGCGCGAGGCGAGACGAAAAAGCGGACCGAGAGCTTGTCGAGGCTGGTGGAGGATGCGAGGGCGCTCGGCCTCATCGGTGCGCGCGAGCAGGGGGTCACCCTGCGTATCGATCTGCCGGCAGAGTGCGACCTCGTGGTCGTCGACCGCCTCCAGATCCAGCAGGTGCTCGTCATCCTCTTTCGGAACGCCCTCGAGGCGATGCAGGACTGCAGCCGCCGGGAGCTGACCGTTTCGAGCGCCCCGGGTGACGAGGGCATGACGCTCCTGTCGGTTGCCGACACCGGCCGCGGCTTCAGCGAGGAGACGAGGTCGCGCCTGTTCCAACCCTTCTTCACGACCAAGGGCACCGGCATCGGTGTCGACCTGTCCGTCAGCCGCACCATCGTCGAGGCGCATGGCGGAAGGATGTGGGCCGAGACGAACGATCTGGGCGGCGCCACCTTCCTGTTTTCGCTGCCCTCCGCCGCCGGCCGCAAATCTTCGGGAGACCGTTTCGATGCCGTCTGA
- a CDS encoding BON domain-containing protein — MDDKLLRQSIIDALDFDPRLDAANIGVGVENGIATLTGHVGSYAEKIAAETVVRRIKGVRAIAVEIEVRYPSDRKTADDQIAQRAVAVIAWDAMVPEGVVEVKVEKGWVTLTGSVTWQFQREAAETAVRKLSGVIGVINHVMVKPHVQATDVKSKIMAALKRDAEFEADAIRVNVDGGKVVLEGKIKAWHERSVAERAAWSAPGVSSVEDNLHVA, encoded by the coding sequence ATGGATGACAAGCTCCTCCGTCAGTCGATCATCGATGCGCTCGACTTCGACCCCCGCCTCGACGCCGCCAATATCGGCGTCGGCGTCGAGAATGGCATCGCGACGCTCACCGGCCATGTCGGAAGCTATGCGGAGAAGATCGCCGCCGAAACCGTCGTCCGCCGCATCAAGGGCGTGCGCGCCATCGCGGTCGAGATCGAGGTGCGCTATCCGAGCGACCGCAAGACCGCCGACGACCAGATCGCCCAGCGCGCCGTCGCGGTGATCGCCTGGGACGCGATGGTTCCGGAAGGGGTCGTCGAGGTGAAGGTGGAGAAAGGCTGGGTCACCCTCACCGGCTCGGTCACCTGGCAGTTCCAGCGCGAGGCGGCCGAAACGGCCGTGCGTAAGCTCAGTGGCGTCATCGGTGTCATCAACCACGTCATGGTCAAGCCGCATGTGCAGGCCACCGATGTGAAGTCGAAGATCATGGCTGCGCTCAAGCGTGACGCCGAGTTCGAGGCCGATGCCATCCGCGTCAATGTGGACGGCGGCAAGGTCGTGCTCGAAGGAAAGATCAAGGCCTGGCACGAACGCTCGGTCGCCGAGCGCGCGGCGTGGTCGGCCCCCGGCGTGTCCAGCGTCGAGGACAATCTGCATGTCGCATGA
- a CDS encoding helix-turn-helix domain-containing protein, whose protein sequence is MRTGLLPALPPKADSRFFSTAHPGLLGTLASYGKDEEIYGDDEPADYVYEVVSGAVRTCKLLDDGRRQIGAFHLPGDVFGLESGPAHRLTADAIVDTTVRLVRRRSLEAAAQGDVRIANALWATTARDLRHAEDHMLLLGRKTAKERVAAFLLEMDRRLTVAGMLDLPMCRRDIGDYLGLTLETVSRVLSQLQQEGVLGLSGARHIVLRNRQRLHGMNI, encoded by the coding sequence ATGCGCACCGGCCTCCTGCCGGCCCTGCCTCCCAAAGCCGACAGCCGCTTCTTCTCCACCGCCCATCCCGGCCTGCTCGGCACCCTCGCCTCCTACGGCAAGGACGAGGAGATCTATGGTGACGACGAGCCCGCCGACTATGTCTACGAAGTGGTGAGCGGCGCCGTCCGCACCTGCAAGCTCCTCGACGACGGCCGCCGCCAGATCGGCGCCTTCCATCTGCCCGGCGATGTCTTCGGCCTCGAATCCGGCCCCGCCCACCGCCTCACCGCCGACGCCATCGTCGACACCACCGTCCGCCTCGTCCGCCGCAGGAGCCTCGAGGCCGCCGCCCAGGGCGATGTGCGCATCGCCAATGCCCTCTGGGCCACCACCGCCCGCGACCTGCGCCACGCCGAGGACCACATGCTCCTCCTCGGCCGCAAGACCGCCAAGGAACGCGTCGCCGCCTTCCTCCTCGAAATGGACCGCCGCCTCACCGTCGCCGGCATGCTCGACCTGCCCATGTGCCGCCGAGACATCGGCGATTATCTCGGCCTCACCCTCGAGACCGTCTCACGCGTCCTCTCCCAGCTCCAGCAGGAAGGCGTCCTCGGCCTCTCCGGCGCTCGCCACATCGTCCTGCGCAACCGCCAGCGCCTCCACGGCATGAATATCTGA
- a CDS encoding Hsp20/alpha crystallin family protein produces the protein MTSLWSATTCDGFAAGCVASAFVSGIDLLRSAKAPARAAPENRGIAGGVLIHLNRRPRHGPATAENRQKRYGFDQDQRARSRRMVFVDRSQCRKRQNMEAEMSLKPLAPLNRTGSELSQANIFRSLQQEIDRIFDDFGRGFPALSSLGWTGSSATSDLVPRMDVSETDQAIEVTAELPGLQEKDVEVTLTDNILTIRGEKKAEKDETKKDYRLIERRHGSFSRRMELPAGVDSSRIDARVSNGVLTVTVPKTAPSVAKKIEVKAAA, from the coding sequence ATGACCTCGCTTTGGTCGGCAACCACATGCGACGGATTCGCCGCTGGATGCGTCGCTTCTGCATTTGTTTCGGGCATCGATCTCCTCCGTTCAGCGAAAGCGCCTGCGCGCGCCGCCCCAGAAAACAGGGGGATCGCGGGCGGCGTATTGATCCATCTCAACCGAAGGCCGCGGCACGGTCCCGCAACCGCCGAAAACCGCCAAAAACGGTACGGATTTGACCAAGATCAACGCGCTCGCAGCCGCCGGATGGTCTTCGTGGACCGTTCCCAATGTCGGAAACGGCAGAACATGGAGGCAGAAATGAGTCTGAAACCCTTAGCTCCCCTCAACCGCACGGGGTCCGAGCTGTCGCAGGCGAATATCTTCCGGTCCCTGCAGCAGGAAATCGACAGGATTTTCGATGATTTCGGCCGGGGATTTCCCGCGCTGAGTTCCCTCGGCTGGACCGGGTCCTCCGCCACATCGGATCTCGTCCCGCGCATGGACGTCTCGGAAACCGATCAGGCCATCGAAGTCACCGCCGAACTGCCGGGACTCCAGGAAAAGGACGTCGAAGTCACGCTGACCGACAACATCCTGACCATCCGCGGCGAGAAGAAGGCCGAGAAGGACGAGACGAAGAAGGACTACCGGCTGATCGAGCGGCGACACGGCTCGTTCTCACGCCGGATGGAACTGCCGGCCGGCGTCGATTCCTCGCGCATCGACGCACGCGTCTCGAACGGCGTGCTGACGGTGACCGTCCCCAAGACCGCGCCGAGCGTCGCCAAGAAGATCGAAGTCAAGGCCGCCGCGTGA
- the fixJ gene encoding response regulator FixJ: MPSDAQVFIIDDDAAMRDSLEFLLGISGFAVRSFEAAAQFLSAAPHLGFGCLVTDIRMPQIDGIELLKRLNAAGVKLPAIVMTGHGDVPLAVEAMKLGAIDVLEKPFEDERLLRALRTALDRGADARDLPSAAEGLDARLASLSPRERQVMQALVSGRANTAIARECDISPRAVEVYRASVMAKMQAADLSDLARLAMRSGALGG, from the coding sequence ATGCCGTCTGACGCCCAGGTCTTCATCATCGACGATGATGCGGCGATGCGGGATTCCCTCGAATTCCTGCTCGGCATCAGCGGTTTCGCCGTGCGCTCGTTCGAAGCGGCGGCACAATTCCTGTCGGCCGCTCCGCATCTCGGCTTCGGCTGCCTGGTCACCGACATCCGCATGCCGCAAATCGACGGCATCGAGCTTCTCAAGCGCCTGAACGCCGCCGGCGTGAAGCTGCCGGCAATCGTCATGACCGGCCATGGCGACGTGCCGCTCGCGGTCGAAGCCATGAAGCTCGGCGCCATCGACGTCCTCGAAAAACCATTCGAGGACGAGAGGCTGCTCAGGGCGCTCAGGACGGCGCTCGACCGGGGCGCGGATGCGCGGGATCTCCCCTCCGCCGCCGAAGGTCTCGATGCGCGCCTCGCCTCGCTCAGCCCGCGGGAACGGCAGGTGATGCAGGCTCTGGTCTCCGGGCGAGCCAACACGGCGATCGCGAGGGAGTGCGACATCAGCCCGCGCGCCGTGGAGGTCTATCGCGCCAGTGTGATGGCCAAGATGCAGGCTGCCGACCTGTCCGATCTCGCCAGGCTCGCCATGCGCAGCGGCGCCTTGGGCGGTTGA
- a CDS encoding phosphoketolase family protein produces MTNDPTQGPPTLGQDELAQIDRYWRAANYLSVGQIYLLDNPLLRESLKVSDVKPRLLGHWGTTPGLNFLYAHLNRIIRRDDLNIIFVCGPGHGGPAVVANTYLEGSYSEFYPEITQDEDGLRRLFRQFSFPGGIPSHASPDTPGSIHEGGELGYALVHAYGAAFDNPDLIVACVVGDGEAETGPLAASWHSNKFLNPVHDGAVLPILHLNGYKIAGPTILGRLGDEEIRKLFEGYGHEVFFVEGDQPGPMHEAMARTFDETFARIRAIQDRARSGAGAERPLWPMIILRSPKGWTGPKEVDGLKTEGFWRSHQVPLSGIATNPAHLAQLEAWMKGYRAEDLFDDKGRLVPDLQALAPQGPRRMGANPNANGGSVRRYLHCPDFRDFAVAVTSPGAHEGEATRVLGTYLRDVMRLNAEARNFRIMGPDETASNRLDAVFEVTDRVWMEPTIPEDVHLSPDGRVMEVLSEHLCQGWLEGYLLTGRHGFFSCYEAFIHIVDSMFNQHAKWLKVSRKIGWRQPIASLNYLLTSHVWRQDHNGFSHQDPGFIDVVANKKADIVRIYLPPDANTLLWVADHCLRTYDRINVIVAGKQPSPQWLDMDSAIKHCRAGIGLWDFASNDEGSEPDLVMACAGDVPTLETLAAVDLLRTHCPALKIRVINVVDLMALQDPRQHPHGLDAREFDGLFTTDKPVIFAYHGYPHLIHRLTYRRANHDNFHVHGFMEEGTTTTPFDMAVINGLDRFHLAIAAIDRVPGLLPAAAHVKQAFQHKLIEHEDYVRRYGDDMPEIKNWVWPSRTPGTA; encoded by the coding sequence ATGACCAACGATCCGACGCAGGGCCCGCCGACGCTGGGCCAGGACGAACTCGCCCAGATCGACCGCTACTGGCGGGCCGCCAACTACCTTTCCGTCGGCCAGATCTACCTCCTGGACAACCCGCTCCTGCGGGAATCCCTGAAAGTCAGCGACGTCAAGCCGCGCCTCCTCGGCCACTGGGGCACCACCCCCGGCCTCAATTTCCTCTACGCGCATCTCAACCGCATCATCCGCCGGGACGATCTCAACATCATCTTCGTCTGCGGTCCCGGACATGGCGGCCCCGCCGTGGTCGCCAACACCTATCTGGAAGGCAGCTACAGCGAGTTCTATCCGGAGATCACCCAGGACGAAGACGGCCTGCGCCGCCTGTTCCGGCAGTTCTCCTTCCCCGGCGGCATTCCGAGCCATGCCTCTCCCGACACGCCCGGCTCGATCCATGAGGGCGGCGAACTCGGCTACGCCCTCGTCCATGCCTATGGCGCCGCCTTCGACAATCCGGACCTCATCGTCGCCTGCGTCGTCGGCGACGGCGAAGCCGAGACCGGTCCTCTCGCCGCCTCCTGGCACTCGAACAAATTCCTCAATCCCGTCCATGACGGGGCCGTGCTGCCCATCCTCCATCTCAACGGCTACAAGATCGCCGGGCCGACGATCCTCGGTCGTCTCGGCGACGAGGAAATCCGCAAGCTGTTCGAAGGCTATGGCCACGAGGTCTTCTTCGTGGAGGGCGACCAGCCCGGCCCGATGCACGAGGCCATGGCCCGGACCTTCGACGAGACCTTCGCCCGCATCCGCGCCATCCAGGACAGGGCGCGTTCCGGCGCCGGCGCCGAGCGCCCGCTCTGGCCGATGATCATCCTGCGCAGTCCCAAGGGCTGGACCGGGCCCAAGGAGGTCGACGGCCTCAAGACCGAGGGCTTCTGGCGGTCCCACCAGGTGCCGCTCAGCGGCATCGCCACCAATCCCGCCCATCTGGCGCAGCTGGAAGCGTGGATGAAGGGCTATCGCGCGGAAGACCTGTTCGACGACAAGGGCCGGCTCGTGCCCGACCTGCAGGCGCTCGCGCCGCAGGGCCCGCGCCGCATGGGGGCCAATCCCAACGCCAATGGCGGCAGCGTGCGGCGCTATCTGCACTGTCCGGATTTCCGCGACTTCGCGGTGGCGGTGACATCCCCCGGCGCCCATGAGGGCGAAGCCACCCGCGTGCTCGGCACTTATCTGCGCGACGTCATGCGGCTCAACGCCGAAGCCCGCAATTTCCGCATCATGGGGCCGGACGAGACCGCCTCGAACCGCCTCGACGCCGTCTTCGAGGTCACCGACCGCGTCTGGATGGAACCGACCATCCCCGAGGACGTGCACCTCTCGCCCGACGGGCGCGTCATGGAGGTGCTGAGCGAGCATCTGTGCCAGGGCTGGCTCGAGGGCTATCTGCTGACCGGCCGGCACGGCTTCTTCTCCTGCTACGAGGCCTTCATCCACATCGTCGATTCGATGTTCAACCAGCACGCCAAATGGTTGAAGGTCTCGCGCAAGATCGGCTGGCGCCAGCCGATCGCCTCCCTCAACTACCTGCTGACCTCCCATGTCTGGCGGCAGGACCACAACGGCTTCAGCCATCAGGATCCGGGCTTCATCGACGTCGTCGCCAACAAGAAGGCCGACATCGTCCGCATCTACCTGCCGCCCGACGCCAATACGCTTCTATGGGTCGCCGACCACTGCCTGCGCACCTATGACCGCATCAACGTCATCGTGGCGGGCAAGCAGCCCTCGCCGCAATGGCTGGACATGGACAGCGCGATCAAGCATTGCCGGGCCGGGATCGGCCTGTGGGACTTCGCCTCGAACGACGAGGGCAGCGAGCCCGACCTCGTCATGGCCTGCGCCGGCGACGTCCCGACGCTCGAGACGCTGGCGGCCGTCGACCTGCTTCGCACCCATTGCCCGGCGCTGAAGATCCGCGTCATCAACGTCGTCGACCTCATGGCGCTGCAGGATCCCCGCCAACACCCGCACGGCCTCGACGCCCGCGAGTTCGACGGGCTCTTCACCACCGACAAGCCGGTGATCTTCGCCTATCACGGCTATCCGCATCTCATCCACCGCCTGACCTACCGGCGCGCCAACCACGACAATTTCCACGTCCACGGCTTCATGGAGGAAGGCACGACGACCACGCCCTTCGACATGGCCGTGATCAACGGCCTCGACCGGTTCCACCTCGCTATCGCCGCGATCGACCGAGTGCCCGGCCTCCTGCCGGCCGCAGCCCATGTCAAGCAGGCGTTCCAGCACAAGCTGATCGAGCATGAGGACTATGTCCGCCGCTACGGCGACGACATGCCGGAGATCAAGAACTGGGTCTGGCCGTCGAGGACCCCGGGCACCGCCTGA
- a CDS encoding bifunctional aminoglycoside phosphotransferase/ATP-binding protein: protein MVADQSEVIEFLCAPDTYGVAGPVKRIDTHGAVVFLAGEHAYKLKRAVLFPFMDFSTIARRRDACEKEIEINRPNAPGIYLDAVPITRRNGRLQLDGDGEAVDWVVRMRRFDESQTLDRVADVAPLEPPLLAAVAQVIFQSHRRAPLRDGRAAAASLERYIAQNDEALRESPALFGADEVDRLTQAAKEAFNACRPLLIERGEAGLVRRCHGDLHLRNIALISGKPVLFDAIEFDDAIATCDVLYDLAFLLMDLWSRGLHQAANFVMNRYLWAAGEEAHLAGLKALPLFLGIRASLRAKIAAAAAPLQPRDRAGAMEDEARHYFKLAMGFLVGAPPRLVAIGGLSGTGKSTLAAALAPFIGTAPGAVILRSDIERKRLAGVPEKERLPAAAYTPAASAVVYETLNRKAHLVIEAGYSVILDAVHGQFPERNVVEGIASHAGVPFTGFWLDAPVPVMIQRVTERSNDASDADPAVVRAQVSHDLGLISWHRLDSTFTPAAVVDEALSILALKREAHAGPAAWGCGRACLEAAAFRARPLM from the coding sequence GTGGTTGCCGACCAAAGCGAGGTCATCGAGTTCCTGTGCGCTCCCGATACCTATGGCGTGGCCGGTCCGGTCAAGCGCATCGATACCCATGGGGCGGTGGTCTTCCTCGCCGGCGAGCATGCCTATAAGCTGAAGCGCGCCGTGCTCTTTCCCTTCATGGATTTCTCGACGATCGCCAGGCGCCGGGACGCCTGCGAGAAGGAAATCGAGATCAACCGGCCGAACGCGCCGGGCATCTATCTCGATGCCGTGCCGATAACGCGCCGGAACGGCCGGCTGCAGCTGGACGGCGACGGCGAAGCGGTCGATTGGGTGGTGCGGATGCGCCGGTTCGACGAGAGCCAGACGCTGGATCGCGTGGCCGACGTGGCTCCGCTCGAGCCGCCGCTGCTCGCCGCGGTCGCGCAGGTGATATTCCAGTCGCATCGGCGGGCGCCGCTGCGGGACGGCCGCGCCGCGGCCGCCAGCCTGGAGCGCTATATCGCGCAGAACGACGAGGCACTGCGGGAAAGCCCGGCGCTCTTCGGCGCCGACGAGGTCGACCGTCTCACGCAGGCGGCGAAGGAAGCGTTCAATGCCTGCCGGCCGCTGCTGATCGAACGCGGCGAGGCCGGCCTGGTGCGGCGCTGCCACGGCGACCTGCATCTGCGCAACATCGCCCTGATCTCGGGAAAGCCGGTGCTGTTCGATGCGATCGAGTTCGACGACGCGATCGCCACCTGCGACGTGCTGTACGATCTCGCCTTCCTGCTCATGGACCTGTGGAGCCGCGGCCTGCACCAGGCCGCCAATTTCGTCATGAACCGCTATCTGTGGGCGGCGGGCGAGGAGGCGCATCTGGCGGGCCTCAAGGCGCTGCCGCTCTTCCTCGGCATCCGCGCCTCGCTTCGCGCGAAGATCGCCGCCGCGGCGGCCCCGCTGCAGCCCCGGGACAGGGCCGGCGCCATGGAGGACGAGGCGCGGCATTACTTCAAGCTGGCGATGGGATTCCTCGTCGGTGCGCCTCCTCGGCTGGTCGCGATCGGCGGCCTGTCGGGCACGGGCAAAAGCACGCTGGCGGCGGCGCTCGCCCCCTTCATCGGCACGGCACCCGGTGCGGTGATCCTGCGCAGCGACATCGAGCGCAAGCGCCTGGCCGGCGTGCCGGAGAAGGAGCGCCTTCCGGCCGCCGCCTATACCCCGGCCGCGAGCGCGGTGGTCTACGAGACGCTGAACCGCAAGGCCCATCTCGTCATCGAGGCGGGATACAGCGTCATCCTCGATGCCGTCCACGGCCAGTTTCCGGAACGCAACGTCGTCGAGGGGATCGCCAGCCATGCAGGCGTTCCCTTCACCGGATTCTGGCTGGATGCGCCGGTTCCCGTGATGATCCAGCGCGTGACCGAACGTTCGAACGACGCGTCCGACGCCGACCCGGCCGTCGTGCGGGCGCAGGTCAGCCACGACCTCGGCCTGATCTCGTGGCACCGTCTCGACAGCACCTTCACGCCGGCGGCGGTCGTCGACGAGGCGCTGTCGATCCTGGCGCTGAAGCGGGAGGCCCATGCGGGGCCGGCCGCCTGGGGGTGCGGCCGCGCCTGCCTCGAGGCCGCCGCCTTCCGGGCACGGCCTTTGATGTAG